The following are encoded in a window of Centroberyx gerrardi isolate f3 chromosome 1, fCenGer3.hap1.cur.20231027, whole genome shotgun sequence genomic DNA:
- the mtmr10 gene encoding myotubularin-related protein 10 gives MFSVKPLKPTFKSYLPPVQTDVKKNIQPPIKKLEAKLLPGEIVVNEVNFVRKCIGADSSQDDLWGKLICTNFKVSFISHDTLPKQRFQISHLLLGEHDIPLTCLVQVVTVNDTKGKKKVLGSNQKLKFNPTELILYCKDFRIVRFCFDEAGPESAKKVCLAIAHYCHPADPQLLFGFEYLGRQYNGSSGEQINGTVPGGGLQTPLFDRPSEWDREIKRTGAAEWRVCSINEGYAISPSLPEYFVVPVSLADQDLKQYSYFFTDKRIPLWCWNHPNGSALVRMASISDPLQQRRVDQRICTAITKSHPQRSEVLRSDLDKNLPNIQEIQSAFVKIRQICVIDPFEESEEKWLSSIENSQWLEYVRSFLKRSAEIVYLLDGKNASVILQEEEDRDLNCVVSSLVQLMLDPHYRSLIGFQSLVQKEWVMAGHRFLDRCNHLKKNDKEESPLFMLFLDCVWQMMNQYPAAFEFTETYLTVLSDSMWIPVFSTFLFNCPRQHAEHLTDFAKSKSIRLGEEKVLHFPPVWDWSQQFSIKDQTLFNNPMYVGKGATCVQNGAVKTFRRTKHKTYSSTLRGMPSALRNGLKDDNDTLTRRSSLVAQLKPDFAQLREVVESPSERFFRDWFSRPADQQGLLIPLLMPSHLALWRLYFLRWVPEACITKGGPVTAYHKLSQLVDEIEMLQSQLRQYKGPTPASTPLSSPRGPPSDQTRMYFKATSPHEPPTTPDCLSSSFPFSPVGNLCRRSVHGTPISKFLNGARIWLSTETLANDTL, from the exons GGGAGATTGTAGTTAATGAGGTGAACTTTGTGAGGAAATGCATCGGCGCTGACAGCAGCCAAGATGACCTTTGGGGGAAGCTGATATGCACCAACTTTAAGGTCTCCTTCATCTCTCATGATACTCTACCTAAACAG AGGTTCCAGATTTCCCACCTTCTGCTTGGAGAGCATGACATCCCCCTGACCTGTTTGGTGCAAGTAGTGACAG TGAATGATACAAAGGGGAAGAAGAAAGTGCTGGGGTCAAACCAGAAGCTGAAATTCAACCCCACTGAGCTCATCCTGTACTGCAAAGACTTTCGCATCGTAAGGTTCTGCTTTGATGAAGCTGGGCCTGAGAGCGCCAAAAAG GTTTGCCTTGCTATTGCCCACTACTGCCATCCCGCTGATCCTCAACTGCTGTTTGGCTTTGAGTATCTGGGGAGGCAATACAATGGATCCTCAG GGGAGCAAATCAACGGTACAGTCCCTGGAGGAGGATTGCAGACCCCCCTTTTCGACCGCCCATCTGAGTGGGATCGAGAGATCAAGAGAACGGGTGCTGCAGAGTGGAGGGTGTGCTCCATAAATGAGGGTTATGCCATCTCACCAAG CCTTCCAGAGTACTTTGTGGTCCCGGTTTCCCTGGCAGATCAGGATCTAAAGCAGTACTCATATTTCTTCACTGATAAGCGCATCCCT TTGTGGTGCTGGAATCACCCCAATGGGAGTGCCCTTGTCCGCATGGCCAGCATCAGTGATCCATTACAGCAGAGGAGGGTTGACCAGAG AATCTGCACTGCCATCACTAAAAGCCACCCACAGCGCAGTGAAGTCCTCAGGTCAGATCTGGACAAGAACCTGCCTAACATCCAGGAAATCCAGAGTGCCTTTGTAAAAATCAGGCAGATCTGTGTCATAG ATCCTTTTGAGGAGTCTGAGGAGAAGTGGCTGTCATCCATTGAGAACTCGCAATGGCTGGAGTATGTCAG GTCCTTCCTGAAGCGTTCTGCTGAGATAGTGTATCTACTGGATGGAAAGAATGCTTCAGTCATACTCCAAG aggaggaagacagagaccTGAACTGTGTGGTGTCCTCGCTGGTGCAGCTCATGTTGGACCCTCACTATCGCAGCCTCATtggctttcagagcttggtgcAGAAGGAGTGGGTGATGGCTGGCCATCGCTTCTTGGACAGATGCAACCACTTAAAGAAGAATGACAAAGAGGAG TCTCCACTGTTCATGCTTTTCCTGGATTGCGTGTGGCAGATGATGAATCAGTACCCAGCAGCATTTGAGTTCACAGAGACCTATCTGACCGTACTGAGTGATAGCATGTGGATCCCGGTCTTTAGTACCTTCCTCTTCAATTGTCCCCGACAGCATGCCGAGCACTTAACG GACTTTGCCAAGAGTAAGAGTATCCGTCTAGGAGAGGAGAAGGTCCTGCATTTCCCCCCTGTTTGGGACTGGTCACAACAGTTCTCCATCAAAGACCAAACCCTCTTTAACAACCCCATGTATGTTGGCAAGGGAGCCACCTGCGTTCAGAACGGAGCAGTAAAAACATTCAGACGCACAAAG CATAAAACCTACAGTTCGACACTGCGGGGAATGCCCTCGGCTCTGCGGAATGGACTGAAGGATGATAATGATACCTTGACCCGCCGCAGCTCTCTGGTGGCACAGCTGAAGCCTGATTTCGCCCAGCTCAGAGAGGTGGTGGAGAGCCCATCGGAGCGCTTCTTCAGGGACTGGTTCTCTCGACCTGCCGACCAGCAGGGTCTCCTCATTCCCCTGCTCATGCCCTCCCACCTGGCCCTCTGGCGGCTCTACTTTTTACGCTGGGTCCCTGAAGCCTGCATCACCAAAGGAGGCCCCGTCACAGCCTACCACAAGCTCTCCCAGCTGGTCGATGAAATCGAGATGCTGCAGAGCCAGCTCCGGCAGTATAAGGGGCCCACTCCAGCCAGCACCCCTCTCTCCAGCCCCAGGGGGCCCCCCTCAGACCAGACGAGGATGTATTTTAAGGCTACTTCCCCACATGAACCTCCCACAACTCCAGACTGCCTTagctcctcctttcctttctcccccGTGGGAAACCTGTGCCGCCGCAGTGTCCATGGCACTCCCATCAGCAAATTTCTGAATGGAGCGAGGATCTGGCTCTCTACTGAGACTCTAGCTAATGACACTCTCTGA